A window from Diachasmimorpha longicaudata isolate KC_UGA_2023 chromosome 5, iyDiaLong2, whole genome shotgun sequence encodes these proteins:
- the Atg6 gene encoding beclin-1-like protein isoform X1, which produces MVDIKSNVSFSCQRCLQPLRLDSSFDHLGEHTLAELSLPIQQQVVGEIEPQSGSLEHLVPPFRLTESANGTNGFMLVGDSGETESLSHHLRVRATLFDVLSSSSAADHPLCDECTDSLLMLMDQQLRMTESEWSDYNEYLKKLELEQQQHQGNESLDMENLAKELADVKAEEERMIQELEALRKEEAATRDAIAEQELERERLHHEEERYWKEYSRHRRDLILAEDECRSLECQLAYASSQLERLKKTNVFNATFHIWQSGHFGTINSFRLGRLPTAPVDWSEINAAWGQTTLLLTALARKMNLTFQRFRLVPFGNHSYVEVLDQQKELPLYGSGGFKLLWDTKFDAAMVAFLDCLQQFKEQVEKGDSGFCLPYKMDRGKIEDSATGNSYSVKIQFNSEEQWTKALKFLLTNLKWGLAWVSSQFSKDEAEQ; this is translated from the exons TACCAATTCAGCAACAAGTAGTGGGGGAGATAGAGCCCCAGAGTGGAAGCCTGGAGCACCTGGTTCCGCCATTCAGATTGACTGAGTCAGCAAATGGCACCAATGGGTTTATGCTGGTTGGAGATTCCGGGGAGACCGAGAGTCTCAGTCACCACTTaagg GTGCGAGCCACCCTGTTCGATGTCCTCAGCAGTAGCAGTGCAGCAGACCATCCCCTCTGTGACGAGTGTACGGACAGTCTCCTGATGCTGATGGACCAACAGCTCCGAATGACGGAGAGTGAATGGTCCGACTACAACGAGTACCTGAAGAAGTTGGAGCTGGAGCAGCAGCAGCACCAGGGGAATGAGTCGTTGGACATGGAGAATCTTGCTAAGGAGTTGGCCGACGTCAAGGCAGAGGAGGAGAGGATGATCCAGGAGTTGGAGGCATTGAGGAAGGAGGAGGCTGCTACCAGAGATGCCATTGCTGAGCAAGAATTGGAGAGGGAGAGGCTGCACCACGAAGAGGAGAGATATTGGAAGGAATACTCCAGGCACAGGAGGGATCTCATCCTTGCCGAGGATGAATGTCGAAG TTTGGAATGTCAACTGGCCTATGCCTCATCTCAACTAGAAAGACTGAAAAAAACAAACGTATTCAATGCAACATTTCACATATGGCAATCAGGCCACTTTGGCACGATAAATTCATTCAGACTGGGCCGGCTCCCAACAGCTCCAGTCGACTGGAGTGAAATCAATGCGGCTTGGGGACAAACGACGTTACTCCTCACAGCACTGGCCAGGAAGATGAATCTCACCTTTCAACGATTTCGTCTTGTACCATTTGGCAATCACAGTTATGTGGAAGTGCTGGACCAGCAGAAGGAGCTGCCACTCTATGGCAGCGGAGGATTTAAATTGCTCTGGGATACCAAGTTCGATGCTGCCATGGTAGCTTTTCTCGATTGTCTGCAGCAGTTCAAGGAGCAGGTGGAGAAGGGAGACAGCGGATTCTGCTTACCTTATAAGATGGATCGGGGAAAGATTGAGGATTCTGCTACTGGCAATTCTTATTCTGTTAA GATTCAATTCAACTCCGAAGAACAGTGGACCAAGGCACTGAAATTTTTACTCACAAATCTCAAGTGGGGCCTTGCATGGGTCAGTTCGCAGTTCTCGAAGGACGAAGCTGAACAATAA
- the Atg6 gene encoding beclin-1-like protein isoform X2, producing the protein MSVFPVKGVFNHLDLTPVSIILGSTHSLNYHVVPIQQQVVGEIEPQSGSLEHLVPPFRLTESANGTNGFMLVGDSGETESLSHHLRVRATLFDVLSSSSAADHPLCDECTDSLLMLMDQQLRMTESEWSDYNEYLKKLELEQQQHQGNESLDMENLAKELADVKAEEERMIQELEALRKEEAATRDAIAEQELERERLHHEEERYWKEYSRHRRDLILAEDECRSLECQLAYASSQLERLKKTNVFNATFHIWQSGHFGTINSFRLGRLPTAPVDWSEINAAWGQTTLLLTALARKMNLTFQRFRLVPFGNHSYVEVLDQQKELPLYGSGGFKLLWDTKFDAAMVAFLDCLQQFKEQVEKGDSGFCLPYKMDRGKIEDSATGNSYSVKIQFNSEEQWTKALKFLLTNLKWGLAWVSSQFSKDEAEQ; encoded by the exons TACCAATTCAGCAACAAGTAGTGGGGGAGATAGAGCCCCAGAGTGGAAGCCTGGAGCACCTGGTTCCGCCATTCAGATTGACTGAGTCAGCAAATGGCACCAATGGGTTTATGCTGGTTGGAGATTCCGGGGAGACCGAGAGTCTCAGTCACCACTTaagg GTGCGAGCCACCCTGTTCGATGTCCTCAGCAGTAGCAGTGCAGCAGACCATCCCCTCTGTGACGAGTGTACGGACAGTCTCCTGATGCTGATGGACCAACAGCTCCGAATGACGGAGAGTGAATGGTCCGACTACAACGAGTACCTGAAGAAGTTGGAGCTGGAGCAGCAGCAGCACCAGGGGAATGAGTCGTTGGACATGGAGAATCTTGCTAAGGAGTTGGCCGACGTCAAGGCAGAGGAGGAGAGGATGATCCAGGAGTTGGAGGCATTGAGGAAGGAGGAGGCTGCTACCAGAGATGCCATTGCTGAGCAAGAATTGGAGAGGGAGAGGCTGCACCACGAAGAGGAGAGATATTGGAAGGAATACTCCAGGCACAGGAGGGATCTCATCCTTGCCGAGGATGAATGTCGAAG TTTGGAATGTCAACTGGCCTATGCCTCATCTCAACTAGAAAGACTGAAAAAAACAAACGTATTCAATGCAACATTTCACATATGGCAATCAGGCCACTTTGGCACGATAAATTCATTCAGACTGGGCCGGCTCCCAACAGCTCCAGTCGACTGGAGTGAAATCAATGCGGCTTGGGGACAAACGACGTTACTCCTCACAGCACTGGCCAGGAAGATGAATCTCACCTTTCAACGATTTCGTCTTGTACCATTTGGCAATCACAGTTATGTGGAAGTGCTGGACCAGCAGAAGGAGCTGCCACTCTATGGCAGCGGAGGATTTAAATTGCTCTGGGATACCAAGTTCGATGCTGCCATGGTAGCTTTTCTCGATTGTCTGCAGCAGTTCAAGGAGCAGGTGGAGAAGGGAGACAGCGGATTCTGCTTACCTTATAAGATGGATCGGGGAAAGATTGAGGATTCTGCTACTGGCAATTCTTATTCTGTTAA GATTCAATTCAACTCCGAAGAACAGTGGACCAAGGCACTGAAATTTTTACTCACAAATCTCAAGTGGGGCCTTGCATGGGTCAGTTCGCAGTTCTCGAAGGACGAAGCTGAACAATAA
- the LOC135162018 gene encoding uridine diphosphate glucose pyrophosphatase NUDT14-like — MSGQTQEERNAVVRKKMLDLTNIKVGPLPEDSPWLRPARISFMQDGKAKNWDVSRIHDSVAIIIYNTTRKKLVFVRQFRPAAYYGTLPEKHQDVDTKQYPPEAGLTLELCAGIIDKNLPLVEIARDELKEEVGYEAPASAFEKILTYTDIAATTGRHTHFYVEVTDAMHTHPGGGDESEGELIEVVEMSIPEVLEYISSGNVQSPPGFLFGVMWFLSKKRDRYA; from the exons ATGAGTGGCCAGACCCAGGAGGAGAGGAACGCTGTTGTGCGTAAGAAGATGCTGGACCTGACGAATATCAAGGTCGGACCTTTGCCAGAGGACTCGCCATGGTTGAGACCGGCGCGAATATCATTTATGCAAGATGGCAAGGCCAAGAATTGGGATGTCTCCAGGATACATGACAGCGTTGCTATTATTATTTACAACACCACGAGGAAGAAGCTCGTGTTTGTCAGGCAATTCAGGCCAGCTGCTTACTATGGAACTCTACCAGAGAAACATCAGGATGTTGACACCAAGCAGTATCCACCAGAGGCTGGCCTGACCCTTGAACTTTGCGCTGGTATTATTGATAAGAATTTGCCATTAGTTGAAATCGCCAGGGACGAACTGAAGGAGGAAGTTGGGTATGAGGCTCCTGCCTCtgcttttgaaaaaattctcacctACAC ggATATTGCAGCCACCACTGGTAGACACACACATTTCTATGTTGAAGTTACTGACGCCATGCACACACACCCTG GGGGTGGAGATGAGTCTGAAGGGGAACTGATCGAAGTCGTCGAGATGAGTATCCCCGAAGTGCTGGAATACATTTCGTCAGGGAACGTCCAGAGTCCCCCAGGTTTTCTCTTTGGCGTTATGTGGTTTTTATCCAAGAAACGTGATCGTTATGCATGA
- the LOC135162015 gene encoding uncharacterized protein LOC135162015: MSEDNSPHLDLKPPEMPPAINMQNSEFQNLTSAEKLNDSEYRSFIYRAFPNERICACSIDPHGNESASVRKCPGSCKNTCCNRTHPTVTINKNNCGNPEGKNSDSARSQFDNEVRLRGGGCEDLYRKWEDLDTGRIPRVQHPPNCPPINNNSSPNYYYTTRTASFPTEPLGNPLNSSLKCKTDPKNCGDGPCIGADCFLRTLRETQEFVDSLGRVPGLAGLGLEDPSESPYFRKNESPSEDIEPAPVKESKKCRRNSRRRSHQRTQNSDDPVLIRTKPFTLPSSGKKESFRGSPLPSVDPDSLRKPEEVRADGIGPCGDFGCRSRRKARPPATSSHELVKVTDRERRNSKRSFQRRRLNRRRNRGVVPVHGGEELRSSRRRIKYVYLAGDGYPGVTFGHKNCNDPRKRVPANMGWLWNECQALGRLKPRVGWRPGAISRTMKEIIKETRAGALEDTRSRSAHSRTKLKTRSQTSVKKTQSKRLDDVEEEEPPPTLHILRRDGTYYVTMYPIKQEGIEVPRLEVPMKPLQFKMVKDKDETDTESSTASDIEIEFSPPAAVNRYKKKPDVVHVDVQVKQQEILDAFKPVGEKKKGRKGKK; encoded by the coding sequence ATGAGTGAAGATAATTCCCCTCATTTGGACCTGAAACCCCCGGAAATGCCCCCAGCCATAAACATGCAGAATTCGGAATTCCAAAATCTAACGTCCGCCGAGAAGCTGAACGACAGTGAGTACCGAAGTTTCATATACCGCGCCTTTCCGAACGAGCGTATCTGCGCATGCTCCATAGATCCCCACGGCAATGAAAGCGCTTCCGTCAGAAAATGTCCTGGGAGTTGCAAGAACACCTGTTGCAACAGAACTCATCCAACTGTTACAATAAACAAGAACAACTGCGGAAATCCCGAGGGTAAGAATTCCGATTCCGCCCGCAGTCAGTTCGACAACGAAGTTCGCCTGCGCGGCGGCGGTTGCGAGGATCTGTACCGGAAGTGGGAGGATCTGGACACAGGGAGGATTCCCCGAGTTCAACATCCCCCCAATTGTCCTCCCATCAACAACAACAGCTCTCCGAACTACTACTACACGACCCGCACGGCGAGTTTTCCCACTGAACCACTGGGGAATCCCCTGAATTCCTCGTTAAAATGTAAAACGGATCCGAAAAATTGCGGGGACGGACCGTGCATTGGGGCCGATTGCTTCCTCCGGACACTGAGAGAAACTCAGGAGTTCGTTGACTCACTGGGTAGAGTTCCAGGATTGGCAGGTCTTGGACTAGAGGATCCGTCGGAGAGTCCTTACTTCAGGAAAAATGAATCTCCATCAGAAGACATTGAGCCGGCGCCTGTGAAGGAGTCAAAGAAGTGTAGGAGAAATTCCCGGAGACGGAGTCACCAGAGGACCCAGAACAGCGACGATCCGGTTCTGATCAGGACGAAGCCCTTTACCCTGCCATCCTCCGGAAAGAAAGAATCGTTCCGAGGATCTCCTTTACCTTCAGTCGATCCGGACAGTCTTCGAAAGCCCGAGGAAGTCCGCGCGGACGGAATAGGACCCTGCGGTGACTTCGGCTGCAGGTCTCGGAGGAAGGCCCGACCCCCGGCCACGAGCTCCCACGAGCTCGTCAAGGTCACGGACAGGGAGAGAAGGAATTCTAAGCGAAGTTTTCAGCGGAGAAGGCTGAATCGACGgagaaatcgtggagtagtaCCAGTTCACGGGGGCGAGGAGTTGCGATCCTCTCGGCGGAGGATCAAATACGTTTACTTGGCCGGAGATGGTTATCCTGGAGTGACGTTTGGCCACAAGAATTGCAACGACCCGAGGAAGAGAGTCCCCGCTAACATGGGATGGCTGTGGAACGAGTGTCAGGCCCTGGGACGGCTCAAGCCGCGTGTCGGATGGCGACCTGGCGCCATCTCGCGGACGATGAAGGAGATTATCAAGGAAACTAGGGCCGGAGCTCTGGAAGACACCAGATCGCGGTCCGCTCATTCCAGGACCAAACTGAAGACCAGGAGTCAGACTTCGGTGAAGAAGACTCAGTCGAAGAGGCTCGACGATGTGGAGGAGGAGGAACCCCCGCCCACTCTACACATTCTCAGGCGGGACGGCACCTATTATGTTACTATGTATCCTATTAAGCAGGAGGGCATAGAGGTGCCGCGGCTTGAggtgccgatgaaaccgctgCAGTTTAAGATGGTTAAGGATAAGGATGAGACTGACACCGAGAGCTCCACTGCTTCCGATATTGAGATTGAGTTCTCACCACCTGCGGCGGTTAATAGGTACAAGAAGAAACCGGACGTTGTGCATGTCGATGTCCAGGTGAAGCAGCAGGAGATTCTTGATGCCTTCAAGCCTGTGGGTGAGAAGAAGAAGGGGAGAAAGGGGAAGAAATAA